The DNA region GACCCGGATGGAGGAGACGCGGCGGCAGTTCGGGGCGCGGGTCGAGAAGGCGGGCGGCAAGCTCACGATGACCCACATCCTGATGAAGGTCGTGGCGAACGTGCTGCGCAAGTTCCCCAAGTTCAACGCCTCGCTCGACCTCGCCGCCCAGCAGGTCGTCTACAAGGACTACGTGAACCTCGGCGTGGCGGTGGACACTCCCCAGGGCCTGCTCGTCCCTGTCCTCAAGGACGCCGACCGCAAGAGCATCACCGAGATCGTGCTGGAGATCAGCGAACTCGCCGGGAAGGCCCGCGAGCGCAAGCTGAGGCCCGACGAGATGCAGGGGGCGACCTTCACCATCTCCAACCTCGGCGGCATCGGCGGCCACGCCTTCACGCCCATCGTGAACGCGCCGGAGGTCGCCATCCTCGGCGTGTCGCGCGGCGGTTTCAAGCCGGTGTGGAACAAGGAGACGGGTAGCTTCGAGCCCCGCAACATGCTGCCCCTCTCGCTGACGTACGACCACCGCCTGATCGACGGGGCCGACGCCGCGCGCTTCGTGCGGGCGATCTGCGAGACGTTGGAGGACCCGTTTCTGATCAGCCTGTAGCGGGGAGCGGTCAGCTCTCAACGGTCAGCCGTCAGCAGAAAGCCCCCGTCCGAGTGGCGGGGGTTTGGTTTTGGGCTGGAACGTTACGAGTCTTTGGGATCGCCGTCGCCGCGCACCGCGTCCTGCACCTCGGGGCGGACGCCGGGGGGGAGGTCGCCGGGGGTGGAGCCGAGGTGGGGGGGCACTTCCTGGCTGGGTGGGGTGTAGCCGGGGTTGGGGTCGACGGCCGTGCGCTGGCGCTCGTCCACGGTGGCGAGGCTGGCGCTCACCCCCAGGCCCATGGGGACCGCAGCGTCCAGGGTGGCGCTGTCGAGCCCGGGGCCGACCGTCTGGGCGCCCGCGAATTCGGGGGCCTGAAGCTGGTGCTCCATCGCGCCCGGATCACGGGTGGCGAGCCGGTCGAACTGCCCGGTGACCTCCTCGGGGTCCGGAATCTCCACGGACTCGTACTTGTGCTCGTTGGAGCTGCTGACCCGGTCCTCGGCGGGTGTGGTCGTGTAGAAGGGCTGGGAAGTGTCCTTCGGGTCGGGGGCCTGGTACCCCGTGTGGTGGTCGGGCCGCCCCGTCAGCTCGTTGACCGGCTCCCCGGTGGGAGGCCCGGGGGGGGCGTCGATTCCGCGTCCGTCGCCGTTGTTCGTCATGCCCCCAGTGTCCCGCGCAGCCGTGAGGGGCACCTTCCGGCTTTCTTCAGCGTCGTGCCGCCCCCCGCTCAGAATCTCCAGCACGTCCCGGTGCCCCTCCTCGCGGGCGAGGTGCGCCGCGTCCCGTCCGTCCTCCGTCCGCGCCCCCGGGTCCGCGCCCGCTGTGAGCAGCGCCTCCACCAGCATCAGGTTCCCGTTCTGCGCCGCGCCGAGCAGGGGCGTGAAGCCGCCGTGCTGCGGGGCGTTCACCTCCGCCCCCGCCGCGAGGAGCCGCAGGGCAAGGGCGGTGTGGTCACCCGCGACGGCGGAGTGGAGGGGCCGGGCACCCATAGCGTTCGTGCTCGCCCGGTTCACGTCCGCCCCCCGCGCCAGCAGTTCGGCGGCCACCTCCTCCCGCCCGAAGAAGGCGGCGAGGCCGAGCGGCGTGAAGCCGTCGGGGCTGGTGGCGTCCATGATGTCGGGCCGCTCGTCGAGATTCCGCCGCAGGGAGGCCAGTTCCCCGGTCGCGGCGGCCTCGAACACGGTCAGGAGCAGGCCCGCCTCCCGCATCCTCTCGACCAGCACGCGGGCCAAATCGTGCTTTCCGTAGTACGTGGCGAAGAGGACGGGAGAAACGCCCATTGGGCTGACGGCGCGCAGGAGGGCGGGGTCGTGTTCCAGCAGCGCGTGGACAGTTGCCTCGTCGTTCGTCTGGAGGGCGGCGAAGAGGGCCTGGTCGTGGGCGGGGTGGGTCATGGGGTCATGGTAGGCGCCCGGTCCGGAGCCCTCCTCACCTCACCCGCACCACCATCGCAATGCCCATGCCGCCGCCAATGCACAGGCTCGCCACCCCCGTCTCCTTGCCCTCGCGCCGCAGGGTGTGGATCAGGGTAGTGAGCACCCGCGCCCCCGACGCCCCGATGGGGTGCCCCAGCGCAATCGCCCCGCCCGTCAGGTTCACCCTGGAGGGGTCCACCCCCAGGTCCCGGATCACCGCCAGGCTCTGCGACGCGAACGCCTCGTTGAGTTCCAGCAGGTCCACGTCCCCCAGCGTCATTCCCGCCTTCTCCAGCGCGATGGGAACCGCCCTGGCCGGGCCGATTCCCATGATCGCCGGAGCGACCCCGATGGCCGCGTAGCTGACGATCTCCGCCAGCACCGGCAGCCCGTTCGCCCCCGCGTACGCCTCGGTCGTCACGATCAGCATCGCCGCCCCGTCGTTCAGGCCGCTCGCGTTTCCGGCCGTCACCGTCCCGTCCTTCTTGAAGGCGGGCCTCAGCTTGGCGAGGGCCTCCAGAGTCGTGGCGCGCGGGTACTCGTCGGTGTCGAAGAGGGTGGGCCCCTTCCTGCCCGGCACCTCCACGGGCACGATCTCTTCCTTGAAGTGCCCCTGTTCGATGGCACGAGCGGCACGGTGTTGGGTGTCCAGGGCGAAGGCGTCCTGCTCCTCACGGCCCAGGTTCCACTGCGCGGCGATGTTCTCGGCGGTGACACCCATGTGCACGTCGTGGAAGGCGTCGGTCAGGCCCTCGGAGAGCATGGAGTCCACGAGCTGCCCGTGCCCCAGGCGGTAGCCCTGCCGGGCGCGCGGGAGGAGGTAGGGAGAACGGCTCATGCTCTCGGTGCCGCCCGCGAGGTAGAGCTTGCCGTCCCCGGACCTCAAGCCCTGGACGGCGGAGATGACGGCCTGGAGACCGGAGCCGCAGACCCGGTTCACCGTCAGCCCGGGGACGTGCTGGGGAAGGCCCGACCCCACGGCGACCTGGCGGGCGACGTTCATGCCCTGCCCGGCCTGCAAGACGTTGCCGACGATGACATCCGCCACGTCGTCGCCCTTGACTCCATCCAGGACAGCCTTCGTCACCGTCACGCCGAGGTCGGCGGCGCTGACCTCGGCGAGGCTGCCCAGAAAACTTCCAATCGGCGTGCGCTTCGCCGCCGTGATCACCACTTTATCCATGAGGGCAGTCTAGCGGGGGGCGTTACACGGCCAGGTGACCCCGTAACGGCCCGGTAATGGGGCGGCGGGACGATCTTGCCCGGGAAGACTCGCCCGACAAGGAGCACGCCATGACCACCACTTCGGTTCGCACCGTGCATGAACCCTGGCTCTCCCGCCTGCTCTTCGCCGACATTCGCCTCGCTCCCCTCTGGGCGCTCATCCGCGTGTACGTGGGCTGGCAGTGGCTGGAGGCGGGCTGGCACAAGGTCACCGACCCGGCCTGGGTGGGAGCCCGGGCGGGAACAGCCATCACCGGTTTCCTGCACGGCGCGTTGGAGAAGACGGGCGGCGAGCACCCCTCCGTGGCCGGATGGTACGGGTGGTTCATCGGGAACGTCGCGCTACCCAACGCGACCCTGTTCTCGTCCCTCGTGGCCTTCGGGGAACTCGCGGTCGGCCTCGCGCTGATCCTGGGTCTGCTCACGGGCGTCGCGGCCTTCTTCGGCGGGCTGATGAACGCGAACTTCCCGCTGGCGGGCACCCTCTCAAGCAACCCCCTGCTGTTCATCCTGGCGACGTGGCTCGTGCTCGCGTGGCGTGTGGCGGGGTGGTGGGGCCTCGACCGCTGGGTGCTGCCGCGCCTGGGCGTCTTCAGCTCGTCGCTCGCGGCTCCCCGGCCCGCCGGGGGGAGGACGGCGGGCCCCTCCTGACGGGCGGCGCTAGGCTCGGCGCATGGCCCGCCCCACCCCCGAAGCGCGCACCGCCTACCCCTACCACCACCCCACCCCGACCCGCTGGGCGGACAACGACGTGTACGGCCACGTCAACAACGTCATCTACTACGCCTACTTCGATACCGCCGTGAACGCCTACCTTGCCGCCCGGGGGGCGCTGGACGTCCAG from Deinococcus aetherius includes:
- a CDS encoding ankyrin repeat domain-containing protein, coding for MTHPAHDQALFAALQTNDEATVHALLEHDPALLRAVSPMGVSPVLFATYYGKHDLARVLVERMREAGLLLTVFEAAATGELASLRRNLDERPDIMDATSPDGFTPLGLAAFFGREEVAAELLARGADVNRASTNAMGARPLHSAVAGDHTALALRLLAAGAEVNAPQHGGFTPLLGAAQNGNLMLVEALLTAGADPGARTEDGRDAAHLAREEGHRDVLEILSGGRHDAEESRKVPLTAARDTGGMTNNGDGRGIDAPPGPPTGEPVNELTGRPDHHTGYQAPDPKDTSQPFYTTTPAEDRVSSSNEHKYESVEIPDPEEVTGQFDRLATRDPGAMEHQLQAPEFAGAQTVGPGLDSATLDAAVPMGLGVSASLATVDERQRTAVDPNPGYTPPSQEVPPHLGSTPGDLPPGVRPEVQDAVRGDGDPKDS
- a CDS encoding acetyl-CoA C-acetyltransferase, translating into MDKVVITAAKRTPIGSFLGSLAEVSAADLGVTVTKAVLDGVKGDDVADVIVGNVLQAGQGMNVARQVAVGSGLPQHVPGLTVNRVCGSGLQAVISAVQGLRSGDGKLYLAGGTESMSRSPYLLPRARQGYRLGHGQLVDSMLSEGLTDAFHDVHMGVTAENIAAQWNLGREEQDAFALDTQHRAARAIEQGHFKEEIVPVEVPGRKGPTLFDTDEYPRATTLEALAKLRPAFKKDGTVTAGNASGLNDGAAMLIVTTEAYAGANGLPVLAEIVSYAAIGVAPAIMGIGPARAVPIALEKAGMTLGDVDLLELNEAFASQSLAVIRDLGVDPSRVNLTGGAIALGHPIGASGARVLTTLIHTLRREGKETGVASLCIGGGMGIAMVVRVR
- a CDS encoding DoxX family membrane protein — encoded protein: MTTTSVRTVHEPWLSRLLFADIRLAPLWALIRVYVGWQWLEAGWHKVTDPAWVGARAGTAITGFLHGALEKTGGEHPSVAGWYGWFIGNVALPNATLFSSLVAFGELAVGLALILGLLTGVAAFFGGLMNANFPLAGTLSSNPLLFILATWLVLAWRVAGWWGLDRWVLPRLGVFSSSLAAPRPAGGRTAGPS